From a single Girardinichthys multiradiatus isolate DD_20200921_A chromosome 17, DD_fGirMul_XY1, whole genome shotgun sequence genomic region:
- the LOC124883039 gene encoding uncharacterized protein LOC124883039 has translation MAWRGKSVKRKREVPWIHTFVCLLEPEMLSVPHLEESRFYEACGIGKKVINFHNNMGDHTYLTEHLYSTFPPLRDAGGYILAKSDRGKRLIKIPIPPLGYSIQFLRHEVDIKRAPLYIIPLQRGLTLNTPIEEVCPVMERCLNCDKDFPLFELQGHFHLCQKNEKHCLKRSPECPEEGTKSDDDEDLATAIILSLLVVFAVLIIQIKLRTVKTCENGLETETSSCQSAEVQIEESPILIPNISNIDTQSTAEIENELDAAAILQSLTSLVDEGTPPRSNYVNVV, from the exons ATGGCATGGCGAGGGAAGTCAGTGAAACGTAAAAGAGAGGTTCCTTGGATACATACCTTTGTTTGCCTACTTGAACCTGAGATGCTCTCTGTGCCACATTTAGAGGAAAGCAGGTTTTATGAAGCCTGTGGGATAGGGAAAAAAGTAATAAACTTTCACAACAATATGGGTGATCACACATATCTGACTGAGCACTTATACAGCACCTTTCCACCACTGAGGGATGCTGGTGGCTACATTCTGGCTAAGAGTGACAGAGGAAAGCGCTTAATTAAGATCCCTATCCCTCCTTTGGGATATAGCATCCAGTTCCTAAGGCATGAGGTTGACATCAAGAGAGCCCCTCTCTACATTATTCCATTGCAGCGGGGACTTACACTAAACACACCAATAGAGGAG GTTTGTCCTGTTATGGAACGCTGTTTGAATTGTGACAAGGACTTTCCACTATTTGAACTGCAGGGACATTTTCATCTATG ccaaaaaaatgaaaaacattgtcTGAAGAGGTCACCAGAATGCCCAGAGGAAGG TACAAAAAGTGATGACGATGAAGACCTTGCCACAGCCATAATCTTGTCCCTCCTGGtggtttttgcagttttaattaTACAAATAAAGCTACGAACTGTGAAAACATGTGAAAACGGTTTG GAAACTGAAACCTCATCTTGTCAATCTGCAGAAGTACAGATAGAGGA gTCCCCCATTTTGATACCAAATATCAGCAACATCGACACACAGTCCACTGCAGAAATTGAAAATGA GCTGGATGCTGCTGCAATACTGCAAAGTCTTACCAGTCTGGTGGATGAAGGGACACCTCCCCGGTCTAACTATGTCAATGTG GTGTAG